The following are encoded together in the Bradyrhizobium sp. CCGUVB1N3 genome:
- a CDS encoding GlsB/YeaQ/YmgE family stress response membrane protein, translating into MYISGQSLIVILFVGLVAGWLAGKVVRGSGFGIIGDIVIGIAGAFVASFLFPRLGIHLGVGLISEIIYSAIGAIILLLVVRLVRGGGRL; encoded by the coding sequence ATGTATATTTCTGGCCAAAGCCTGATCGTCATCCTGTTCGTCGGCCTGGTTGCCGGCTGGCTCGCTGGCAAGGTGGTACGCGGAAGCGGGTTCGGCATCATCGGTGACATCGTGATCGGCATCGCCGGCGCGTTTGTCGCGAGCTTCCTGTTCCCGCGGCTCGGCATCCATCTCGGCGTCGGGCTGATCTCGGAGATCATCTACTCCGCGATCGGCGCCATCATTCTGCTTTTGGTGGTCCGCCTGGTGCGCGGCGGCGGGCGGCTCTAG